The genomic stretch CCTTGCCCAAGTTGATAAAGATATTTTGCGGATTGCCACTGCGGAAATGATGTTTTTGAATGTAGCGAGTAAAATCGCGATCGATGAAGCGGTGGAACTAGCTAAGCGTTATAGCAGTGAAGATGGCTATCGATTTATCAATGGTGTTTTACGCCGCATTGACGATCAACTTAAAGAATCCCGTAAAGCCAAATAACTGATATTACATGGAACCCTCATCCCCCAACCCCTTCTCCCGCAGGAGAAGGGGAGCAAGCCCATATTATTTCAATAAGTAAGTATGGGCGGCGCGAAGCGTTGCCCATACTAAAATACTTTTATAGAAAAGTATCATCTAAAGATGTCTTCACAAAAAATATACAGCCTGCGATCGCTGTTGGTGAATGAACAGATCCAGCCTTGGAATAAAGATAGTCCCCTGCTTTATAGGTAACACCGCGATCAATTAGCTCACCTTGGAGCATAAAAATTTCTTCCCCTGTTGCATGGTGATGGGATGGATACTCAACATCCTCATCCGCACGGATTAGGGCTGATATCTCGCGTTTTTTGGGATCAATTTTTAACACAGCCATCATTAAACCTTTGACAGGATGAGGTTTCCACTTCAGTTCCCCCGATCGCAAAGCCACATAATCTAAGACTTCTGTTTCCTGTTGAATGCGATTAAATAGTCTTTGTTTGAGACCAGCAGGAACATCTAAAGGAGTTTCAGTATAGGCGAGGGTTGCCACAGTATTCTGGAGTGATCGCAGTTCTTGCTCTATTTCTGGTGATGCGGCAGCAAGTTCTTCCACGGATTGGATTTCGTCAGGAGCGATCGCTGCAATGGCTGATAAGGCTAATAGATTTTGAAGTTCTTCTTGGTTCATGCAGTTTAGATCCTGATTTTTTTGCTATTGGCTTTTAGCTATTGGCTATTAGCTGTTAGCTTTGTTGATATTTGGTTTAGTGGTTATGGTTAGCTTTCCCTAAAAGTTAAACCACTCGTCGCCGATCGCTTCGCGTAATTTTTTTAGTCCCAGACGAATTCGGGTTTTCACCGTGCCAAGGGAAATACCTGTTTTCGCAGCAATTTCACTATGGCTGAGTCCACTAAAGTAGGCAAGTTCTAGAACTAGGCGCTGTTCTTGGGGGAGTTCGGCTAGACAAGTTTTAATGTAGGAACTACGCTCTTGCAGTAAAACATCTTCTTCGGGGCTATCGGTGTGTGAGTGGATCTTGAGAACATCTTCAGAAGCTGCTACTGCTTTGTCAAACCTTGCATGACTGCGTAGCCGATCTAGGGCGCGACTGCGTGTAAGCATAAATAGCCATGTGTCTACTCTGCCCTTTTGGAAATTGTAGTTTTTGGCAATCCTCCATACTTGAGTAAATACGTCTAAAACAATCTCTTCGGATTCCTCTGAAGAATTAAGAATTTTATAGGCAATCGTATAAATAACTTTGGCATAGCGATCGTAGAGTAACGATAGGGCGGATTGATCCTGCTCCGCAATGCGACTAATGAGGGTAAGTTCATCTCGCTTGCTTTCACTGTCTATTTTAAGAAATTTGCGATCGCATGAATCCAAGATCAGATCCTCTTCGTATTCTTATTTGAATCAGCGATTTCAACGATCTCTAGGAGCTTGTCTTTTGCACTAGGCAACAGACAAACTCAAAACCCTCGCTGACCAGCCACAACTGATTTTTTAACTATATATTATCTGGTGAAAACCATGTCTAGAACAGAAAGATCTTCTCGTTCCGCTTCGCGCCGCGAATTAATTAAAGCTGGGTTATTTGGAGCAATGGGGATTGCGGCTAGTACCGCAGTTGTTCCTGCGGTGATGGCAAAACCTAAGGGTGATGTGGCTAATGACATCAAGGTACTCAATAAAGCTCTATTTTATGAACATCAAGCGATTTGGGCCTATGGATTTGCCGCAGGTAAACTCACTGATAGCAATGTGGGCAAGGCAGTTTTGGCGATCGCTTTAGCGAACCAATCCGATCACAAAGCCCATCGAGATCTACTCGCGAGTGTCGTGAAGCAGCTAGGTGGTACACCTGTAACTGCGAAGATGGAATATCTGAAAACTGTTACTCCCTACATTGAGAAAGGTGAGGGGAATTTAGATTCTGATGTGAATATTGCGAAGCTTGCCCTTGCGCTGGAGGTCGATGCTGCGATCGCCTATGGTCGAGAAGTGGCTACTCTCAAGAATCCTGATCTCATCACCGCAGGTGCAAGTATTGGTTCCACTGAAGCTTCCCATGCCACGGTAATTCGTGCCGCATTCCAATCTCTAGGTGTTTCTTTGAATGTTGTTCCTGCTGCTTTTGTGAGCAAAGATACTCGCAATGATTGGATTCTTAAAGTTTAAATAAAATTTGGGAAGTATTGCAAAGTAATACTTCCCAAAGATTTTACTAATTATAAATATCGCGACTAATGCTGCAAACTACTGCTTTCCCAAGTCCTCCGACTAAAATTCTTTGGCGACAAGTCTGGGGACTCGCCGCCCTATTAGCTGCTATTACCTTTAGCTGGATTGCTTACGGATTTTATCAGCCGCGAATTTTGGCAAGGATTGGATTTGTAGATTTAGCTGCATGGCTAGGCATTTTTCAGGGATTGCTGGGAGCAGTTGTGGAACCAATTGTCGGCTGGTTTTCCGATCGCCTTCTCGGTCGATTTGGGAGTCGTTTGCCGCAGATTGTTGTGGGCGTGACTCTCGCAGGACTCATTTTTGTGATTGTTTCTTGGTTAGTCGAAGTGCAGCTTGCTGAGCAACTACGTTGGATTGTGCCAGTAATGATGACAATTTGGGTAATCGCCATGATTATCTTTCGCGGGCCCGCGATCGCCTTACTTCAAGGGTTTGCGCCAACGAGTCAACTACCTCAAGCTAATTCCATTTTAGCGCTTGTATTAGCAGTTACGAGCGCCACCAGTCCCATATTAGGACTCATCCTCAAACAGCTTGGTGCTTCTCTTACTTTTATTTTGGGAGCGATCGCACTTTTAATTGGTTCAGTGTTGCTATGGGCATCCATGCCCAGACATTTAGCAACGGCAACAAGCCCCGAACCTACCATCGCAAATTTAACGCCAAATTCGGCGATCGCCTACAGCTTGCCTTTTGTGGTTGGTCTAGGCTCTGGCTTAGAAATTAATTTACTACTCCATATCCTCCCCCATCATCTTTTTGCAGCAATTGCTCGTCTTCCAGTGGAATATTCTCAATCAGGAATACTGTTAATTGCTGGTTTGGCGACATTACCTTTGCGATCACTATTTGGTAGACAGAAAACAGCCTTTGGCATGGGCTGGGGATTAACCATAATTGCTGGTTGTCTTACGCTTTTATTACTGAGCGAAAATGGAATTTATTTAATATTGATAAGTGCGATCGCTTCTATCGCGCTAGGTTTAGTTTTAACTAATACGATTCCCTTAGCCTTAGCGATGGTTCCGCCACATCAAGCTGGCTTTGGGACAGGATTATATTTTGGCGGCAGTGGTTTAGCAACAGCAATTTTTGCAAGTGGTGTTATTGCACTAGGAGAAATTCCTGTCATTTATGGAGCATTTTTGAGCGTATTTGCCTTAGCTATTTCTTTAATCTGTTTAAAGAATTTCATAAACTCCACAGTGTAAACAACAAAATTAAACCCAACAAAGTTTTGAGGGTTTCAATTTGCCTATGGCAAATTGAAACCCTCAAAACTTTATGAAGCTACTTTTCTTGATTTCCCTCTAATTGCCTAACTGCGGCTAATTCTCTTTCTAATAAATTTACACGCTCTAATAATTGTTGGTTAGAAGCGAGTAATTCCTGCGTTCTTGAAGACAAATAGGGATCAGACTCCCACCAGTTAATCCCGATTTCTTTCGCTTTATCCACCGAGGCTACTAGCAATCGAATTCTGATACTCAACAACTCCACACTGCCCACGGACACTGTGATATCACCCGCAATGACAATGCCCTTGTCTAATACTCTTTCCAGAATATCGGCAAGGGAAGAGCCAGTTGTACTAGTGTTTATTGCTTGAGATTTAATCGCTTGAGACATTAAGGTATTTGATCCAATAATTTAGCGAGTCCAAGTTCCGACTCAGGCTCACCACTACCATAGCGAGAAATCAACACATCAAAGCACAGTGCGCGGAAGTCATCATCTTTGCCAGAGACAGGAATTTCATGCTCAACGCAAATCTTACCAATCAGCAAACAGGCTCTCAAACTCGATGCTTTGCTGCATTGCACTTGACGACGATAGCCACGAATCAAGTTGATCAATTTCAGGGCTTGAGTGCGATCTAAGCCTACGCGATTCACCAAAATTTGCTTTTCGGTTTCAACGTCCGCTTCGCCAATATTAATGGTGATCATGCGATCGAGTAGCGCGTCCTGTGTGGGATGTACCCCTGCATATTCCTCAGGATTGGAAGTAAAGATTGCCCGAAATAAGGGATGTACCCGCACATATTCCGATTGGGAACTGTCAGGAGGCAAGACGATGAGCTTCTCTTCGAGAGCGCTGAGCAATACGTTATTTACTTCAGGGCGCGATCGGTTGAACTCATCATAAATCAGTGTGAAGCCTTCCTTTGCTGCCAAAGTTAAACGCGAGTCTGTCCAATTTTGACGCAGATCATCTTCAACTTTCAAAACTGAATGGATATAGTTATCGACAACTTTTTTACGGGAATAGCCTGAGTTAGAACCAACCAATTGGGACGATCGCAAGTCTTCATCACCATAGATCAAAACCATTGGTCTACCGACTAAGCCTGCAAGATGCATCGCTAAAGTAGTTTTGCCCGTACCAGCAGGCCCGCGCAAATGAATTGCAAAGCCCGATTGTAAATAGCGTAGCGCCCGACGGACAATTTGCTTAGTAAAGTCCGTGCTGACAAATTGACGCGCATTGGCATGGAGAACTGTGGTCATGTTGATGAGCCTTCTGCCATTTGTAGTAAGGTGTTCAGGATATCAGAAGGATCGACTTTGAGCGTGTTTGCACCTTGAGCCAGTAAATCTCTAACGGTGTCGCGATCGTTGACAACTTCTAACAGGCTAGAGTTTGTCGATAATTGAGCCACATAGTCAACCACAAATTGCTCGATTTTGCTGGAGGCTTTGGGAGTCTCCTTAGGAGTTTCCTTAGGAGGCTCCACAGCAACAGGCTTGGCAATCTCTGGCTCTGGGGTTACAACCACACTTTCCGATTTAGAACCTTTCTTTTTCGGCTTAGGGCTAAGGCTAGCGGAGTTGTCATCGGCAGTGTTGGCTGATACCTTGGCAATAGGCTGAGATACAGCAACAGAGCGGGAGCCAGCCCAAACTGAAGCACTTAAGTTAGCACGGAAATTGTTTAGTTTGGTCGCCTGCGCTTGAGCTTCGGCAAGACGAGTGGATTCAAGTTGTTCTAAAGATGTTTTGACATTTGCTACGCGATCGCTAAATTCTTTAGCTCTTGATGCAGTATCTTGTTTTGCTTGGGCAAGTCTTTGCTCAGTCGTAGCTTGGATTTGGGCTGAGACTTCAGCCGTTCTTGCTTGTACCTCTTGAGATCTCTGATCTGCCGCAGCCTTCGCATTAGCTAAACGCGCCTTATTGAGATCTTCGATTTGCATTTGCGTAAAGGCAGCTCGCTCTTGAGTAAGTTGTTGACGTTGATCACGATCCGCTTTCCCCATGCGAATCCTTGCTTTGTGGATATGTTTTAACTGCGATCGCGTTTTGAAAGTGCGAGTTCTAACTTCTTGGGCACGTTCTTCGCTGTCTTCGGTAGCTTGCTGAGCACGATTTGAACTGAGATCTTGCAAATATTGCAATACCTGATTAGCACGATTTTGCAGTTCTTCCTGTCGAGATGCCAAAGCATTTTCAGCGATCGCCTGTCTACCTTGTTCCCATGCTAGACGAGTTTGCTCAGCATGAGCCAAATATGCAGCCGTAGCTTCCGACTGTGCTTGTAGAGCTTTTTCTCGCTCTTGTCGTGCCAACTGTTGCTCAGCTAAAAAATTTGCACGCTCCTGTAGTCGTTGTTGCCTTGCTTCTGCAAATTCTTGCATCAAAGAAGCCATAACGTTATCCTCAAATTCACTCTTTCAAATCAAATTTATCAAATCAACATAGATTCGACTCTATACCAACCACCCGTGCAAAATGATTGCTCAACTTTGCTCGCCCTAAACTGTTTCATCCATCAATAAACTGAGTCAAACCCAAAAATCAAACTTATGAGAACTTATATCCCTCCTCACTATACTAATACCCTGCTAACAAATTGGCGTTGCATTATTTTCATAATGAAACTGTTAGAGACAACCCCCCGCGGTTGTCCAAAAGCTCATAGGGTAGGTACGGGGACGCTACTCCACGGGATAAATCCAGTAAATCACTACTATGTTTTGCAACGCCCAAGATTTACTGTTTTGTCAATAAAAAATTAACAACAATAAACTACAAAATCAACAAGATATTTATTAGTGAGAAGGGAGCAAAGAAGAATTCGGTAGGCTAATAGATCTATTGTTTAGTAACTTATGACTAGCATTGCTAGATATACTTACTAAGCAGCAGGTACTGCCGCCGAGGCTGTGAGACCAACTGCTTCAGCATATTTGAGATATGTTTCCACAGAGGCAATGACGACGCGAGCTTCAATTGATAGCAGTTCGATTCCCACCAATGAGACTCGTACCCATGCATCAATGACAATGCCCTTATCCAAAATACGATCAATAACTTCCGCTAGACTAGAGGAAGAGTTGACTTTTTCGACTGCCATAGTAATGTTCTCCTTGAATTAACTATGTTCGGCATTTAAATTCTGCCTGTGCTTACTGTACTACACAACAGCAAAATTACTTATACTGATTTTGTACTAAATTATCCTGACTAGAAGATCAAGATATTGTATTAATTCTATAGGTTATAGCTAATGTTGATGATAAACTTTCTTTAAGGAAATATAAACAAGACAAGACTAATTTTTAACTAACATTCCTTAGTTATGAAGTTTGGCTTATAAAAATAGCAATCTAACTATGTATCTTAGGTTACCTATTGTCTAAAATACTTAACATTCATTTTTAACTCTAGATAAATTACTACAACTAAAATAATGAATAGCGATCTAAACACCGAATCGAATATCCCTAGCAACAATAGCAGTAATACCATTAGCAAACAATCGACTAGTCAACCGCAAGACAGTTTTGTCAAAATTGCTATGCGCAATATGGTCAAGAAAGGTAGTACTTCTTTATTCCATTTTTCTTTAACTATTTTTGGCGTGGTCGCTACCTTGCTAGTACTTGCGATTATTTTTCACTAACAATTCAAAAAGAGTCAAGAATATTCTATTCTTGTCAAGGAACACATAGCCTAACTCTAATCCAATTAGAAATTTTTATTTGAGAATAAAGTCGATAACTATCAACTAATTAAGTTTTGTTAAATCGACTTTTTGTGAATTTGTAGAGATGATTCGCAACAGGATTATGATTAATTAGATCCGTTTTTTACTTTTGTTTTTACTGATACCAGTTGTCCCTTTTCTTTATATTTATTGAGGTTCCCAATCATTGAGCTTTGATCTATATTGCGAAATCTATCCTGAAGTTGCCGATCGCCATCCTGTTAAAGAAGAACAATGGCAAGATTGGTTTGCTACTTGGGAGAAGTACCTTGCATCTGAGCAAGTGATCGTTGATGGAGAATATGAGCTATCCCTCGCGATTACTGATGATGCCACAATTCAACAATTGAATCTGCAATATCGTCAGCAGGATCGCCCGACGGATGTTTTATCTTTTGCGTCTTTGGAATCAGAGGTTCCCGAAATTCCTGTAGATGAAGATGATTATGTTGAACCAACTTATTTAGGCGATATCATCATCTCCCAAACAACAGCGATACGCCAAGCTCAAGAACGTGGTCATTCACTGACCTATGAATTAGCTTGGTTGGCAGCCCATGGATTGTTACATTTGCTTGGCTGGGATCATCCCGATGATGAAAGCCTAGAAGCTATGCTTAAACAGCAGGATCTCATGCTAAACCTGATTTTACTATAAATCAAGACGGAAGCAGTTGAAAATAGCTAGGATTGAGCGCATAATTTCGGTAAACTAATCTCCAGAATCTTGACAATTGCTTGGCAAAATCTAGTTGGAATTACATCCATGAATATCGATTTACCGCTTTCAAGACTACTTTTAATCAAATCGACTTCTTTATCCGAGCAAATGACACAGATCGACGAGTTTGAAGAATCTGAAGAAAAAGCGATTCAGCGTAGTGATTCTTTTCAAATTGCCACAAATTTATTCCTGAGTTTTAAATATGCTGGACAGGGTGTCAGCTATGCCTTTCGTACTCAGAGAAATTTTCGGATTCATTTGCTAATTGGGGCGATCGCTTTATCCCTCAGTCTTTATTTCAAGTTGTCTGCTGTCGCCTGCTCGATTATTAGCTTGACGATCGCCCTAGTTTTAGTACTGGAATTACTAAATACAGCTTTGGAAGCGGTAGTAGATTTGACGGTGGGTCGCGAGTTTCATCAGTTAGCCAAAATTGCTAAGGATTGCGCGGCTGGGGCAGTACTTATTGCGGCGATCGCTGCTCTACTCATTGCTGGAGCATTGTTATTGCCGCATATTGTGCTTGCAATTGCCTAAGCCCCAAAGAGAGTGGCGGAGCAAGGCTCCGCCACTCTCTTTGGCTTAAAAAGCCTAAAGGTTAGTCATAGCAACAAACAGAAATTTTGGTAAGGCTTATCTTAGAATATACTTGAGCTTATGATAGGTAATGCAATGTGCTGCCTATTATGGCTAGAACTAAAATATTTCAGCAGTCAGTGGCTAGATCTATTGCTTAACTCTTCATTCTTACATCTCAGCCATGCTGCTATCCATATCTGACTTTTTTATCAGACGACCTGTGTTTGCGACAGTCTGTTCTGTCATCATCACATTATTGGGAACGGCTTGTATCTTTATCTTACCTGTTGCTCAATATCCTGAAATTACGCCACCTAAGGTAACGGTTACGGCAAACTATGTCGGTGCAAATGCCGAAGTTGTGGAATCTACAGTTACTAATATTCTCGAAAGAGAATTGAATGGGATTGAAGGAGTTCGCTACATTACTTCCACTAGCGCCAATAACGGAACTAGTTCTGTCAACTTAGTTTTTGACCTAGGCAAAAATAAAGATATTGCCGCCGTGGATGTGCAAAATCGCGTCTCCAGTGTGCAATCACAGCTACCTGCCCCAGTTCAACAAACGGGAGTCAGAGTCAGTAAGGAATCATCAGGATTTCTCTTTGCGATCGGTGTTTATTCCGAGAAGGGAGAATATGACGATCTATATTTGAGTAATTACGCTGATCTCTATATTGTCGATGCGATTAAGAAAGTCAAAGGCGTTGGTAATGTGATCATCTTTGGTGAACGCAAGTATGCCATGCGGGTATGGCTTGATCCTAATCGGCTCTCTGCAAGAGGCTTAACGGCTCAGGATGTCGTAGCGGCGATTCAGCAACAAAACTTGCAAGTGGGTGTCGGACAAATTGGACAGCAACCCAATCTCCCAGATCAACAATATCAACTATCAATTTCTGCTACAGGGCGTTTAAAAAACACTGAAGAATTTTCGGATATTGTGATTAAAACTGCGAGTGATGGCTCACTGATCAAGCTCCGTGATGTCGGAAGGGTAGAGCTAGGTGCAGAAAACTATGGATCAGCTCTAAGGTTTAATGGTACTCGTGGGATTGGTTTAGGTGTATCTCAATTGCCTGATGCTAATGCCTTAGATGTGGCTCATGCTGTAAAACATGTTCTAGAAGATTTGAAGCCAACTTTTCCTCCTGGTCTAAACTATGAGATTGCCTTCGATACCACTAGTTTTATTGAGGCAGGAACTGAGGAAGTAATTATTTCGCTACTGATTGCGATCGCTCTCGTTATCGTCATTATTTATCTGTTCCTGCAAAATTGGCGCTCTACGTTAATTCCTGCGATCGCTATTCCTGTTTCTTTGATTGGGACATTCATTTTCATCAAGCTGCTGAATTTTAATATCAATACCCTGACGCTATTTGGCTTAACCCTTGCCACAGGGCTAGTGGTTGATGATGCGATCGTGGTTGTAGAGGACGTGACACGCCGCATTCAAGAAAAAGGAGAAACACCTGTTAAAGCTGCGATCGCGGCGATGAATGAATTGCAGGGGGCAGTCATTGCTAGCTCGATGGTGTTGATTGCGGTGTTCGTGCCTGTTGCTTTTTTCCCTGGAACAACAGGGCAATTGTATAAACAGTTTGCGCTAACGATTGCTTTTTCGATTACTGTTTCCACTTTCAATGCTTTGACTCTTTCGCCAACCTTAGCGGCTTTCTTATTAAAACAGGAGACACCACGTAGCAATTGGTTTTTTGATCGCGTGAATTGGGTGATTGATGGCACAAGAAATCACTACCAGAAGATTCTCAATAGGTCAACCCATTTAAAAGGCTTGGTAATGCTCCTATTTGTGCTCTCTCTGTTTGCTACCTATTGGGTATATACAGTTGTGCCAAGAGGCTTTTTACCTCAGGAAGATCAGGGCTATTTCATTACGATTGTCCAAGCTCCTGAAGGTGTATCGCTTAATTACACTGAAAAGGTGCTAGAAAATATCGAAGGTATTATGCTTCGTAAAGATGAAAAGGGAGAACCAGTTTATCCTGAAATCTCGAATATCTTTGCGATCGCAGGATTTAGCTTTAGTGGCAATACGCCCAACAATGGCATTGTATTCACCACACTGAAACCTTGGAAAGAAAGATCGCGATCGGCTTCGGAGATAATTGGTGGATTTACGCCCAAGCCCTTTGGTTTACTGCCTTCTCTCATTTCCATTAAAGATGCTTTTGTAGTTCCCTTCCCACCACCAGCAATTCAAGGCTTGAGTAACTACGGTGGTTTTGAATATCAGTTACAGGACAAAGCGAACCAAGGCTTCCCAATCATCGAGCAAACCATGGGAGCCTTATTAGGCAAGGCAAGTACCTATCCTGATCCCAATCGTCCGATGCTGGCAGGGCTACGCCCAAGTTTTAATGGCAATACGCCACAGTTGACCGTCGATGTTGATCGCGTTAAGGCAAATGCGCTGCAAGTATCTTTGCAAGATATTTACAACACCTTGCAGACATTGCTTGGTTCTCAGTATGTCAATGATTTCAACACCTTTGGGCGTACCTATCGCGTCTATGTCCAAGCCGATGCTCAATTCCGTGCTAATCCCGACGATATCAATAAGCTCTATGTGCGATCGCGGACAGGACAGTTAATTCCCCTCAGCAATTTAGTTAAAGTTACTCAAACCGTTGGTCCTTCGATTATTAATCACTATAATCTCTTCCGATCTGTGCAAATCACAGGTAATACTGCTCCGGGAGTCAGTTCAGGACAAGCGATCGATATTATGAACAAGATTTCTAAGGAAGTTCTGCCCAAGAGCTTTAGCTATGAATGGTCAGGCTTATCTTTAGAAGAAATTGGTTCGGGTAGTAGTGCTTTCTTCATCTTTGGTTTAGGAGTTGTATTTGTATTTTTAGTACTGGCGGCTCAATACGAAAACTACATCGATCCCACGATCATCATGCTCACTGTGCCCCTTGCTGTACTGGGCGCACTTTTAGCGGTAATGTTCCGTGGCTTATCGAGTCCCAATTTTGCTAATGATGTTTATACCCAAATTGGCTTGGTGATGTTAATTGGTATGGCAAGTAAAAACGCTATTCTGATTGTAGAGTTTGCCAATCAGCTACATGAAAGTGGGTTGAGTATTACAAAATCTGCAATTGAGGCTTCTCAACAGAGATTACGTCCCATTCTAATGACAGCTTTTTCGACTATTATCGGGATTTTTCCTTTGGTGATTGCCACAGGTGCAGGTGCGGCAGCTCGTCAATCAATTGGGACTGCAGTGATGGGTGGCATGTGTGTGGCGACATTCTTAAGTCTCTTCATCGTCCCCGTTCTATATATTGTCGTGAAGACTATTGAGAAACGGATGAAATTAGATGTCCATGATCCCAAAACTATAAACATTGTTGAGTCGGCTCTAGTTGCTGAGTATGGTGATAGTTACAGCAATCACTTTCATAGTGTTCATGGTAATTCAAGCAGATTGAATCAGGATCAATTGAATGGCAATCATGACAACCCCAATAGCAACTCACCTAGCAATCATAGTGACTCTTCAGAAAAGTCACAGGAAGACAACAAACCTGTATAAATAGCATTAGTTGGGGTTAAGCTGGCAAACTTTAAAAGTCCAAAAGTAAAAGCCTTGCTACGCAAGGCTTTTACTTTTGGACTTTTAGATAGGGTTTGGCAAGCAAACCCTATCTAAAAGTCCGTTTCAAATAAAGAAGAGGGTGCTTTAGCACCCTCTTCTTTTATGGATTTATAAGCTCTTTCATTTCCCGAATCGCTTTATCTAAACCTACTAACACGGCACGGCTAATAATGCTATGTCCAATGTTTAACTCCTCCATTCCCTTTATTTGTGCCACAGGACGAGTATTCCAATAGGTTAAGCCATGCCCTGAATTCAGTCTTAGTCCTAAGCTAATTGCTAATTCTCCACCTTTAGTCAATAGTTCTAGCTCACGGGTATGCTCTTCTTCATTTTTGGCGTTGGCATAAGTACCTGTATGTAATTCCACAAATTTTGCGCCAGTTCTTGCGGAAGCTTGCAATTGCTCTGGCTCAGCATCCACAAACAGGCTCACAGGTATACCTGCACCTTGCAATTGATGCACAAATTTACCCAAGCGATCGCATTGTGATTTTACATTTAACCCACCCTCTGTCGTGATTTCTTCGCGCCGTTCAGGTACGAGGGTAATATAGTCAGGCTTGACATCAAGGGCGATCGCGACCATTTCAGGGGTTGCTGCCATTTCGAGATTGAGCCTAGTACGGATAGTTTGTCTGAGTAATCGAACATCTCGCTCTTGAATATGACGACGATCTTCACGTAAATGAACGGTAATGCCATCAGCCCCTGCTAATTCGGCGATCACTGCGGCGGCGACGGGATCGGGTTCGACACCTCGACGCGCTTGGCGAATAGTCGCAATATGATCGATGTTTACTCCCAGAGTAGGCAAAACTTTATTCCTCAAAATTTTTCAAAATTTGTCATATATCTATACTTTACGATAGCAATCGTCATAATGCTTAGAACAAATCACATCGCTTTTTACAGCACTTTGCGCTCAAACCCGAACCAAGACAAGAAAATTTTTAAAAGTGTTGCAAAGCAACGCTTTTAAAAATTTTCTTGTGGTTCTTTTGATCAAAAACTGCTGTATGACCAAGTTTTGGAGAGGTAGTCCAATGCCCTACCTTT from Pseudanabaena sp. Chao 1811 encodes the following:
- a CDS encoding cupin domain-containing protein produces the protein MNQEELQNLLALSAIAAIAPDEIQSVEELAAASPEIEQELRSLQNTVATLAYTETPLDVPAGLKQRLFNRIQQETEVLDYVALRSGELKWKPHPVKGLMMAVLKIDPKKREISALIRADEDVEYPSHHHATGEEIFMLQGELIDRGVTYKAGDYLYSKAGSVHSPTAIAGCIFFVKTSLDDTFL
- a CDS encoding sigma-70 family RNA polymerase sigma factor, which produces MDSCDRKFLKIDSESKRDELTLISRIAEQDQSALSLLYDRYAKVIYTIAYKILNSSEESEEIVLDVFTQVWRIAKNYNFQKGRVDTWLFMLTRSRALDRLRSHARFDKAVAASEDVLKIHSHTDSPEEDVLLQERSSYIKTCLAELPQEQRLVLELAYFSGLSHSEIAAKTGISLGTVKTRIRLGLKKLREAIGDEWFNF
- a CDS encoding ferritin-like domain-containing protein — translated: MSRTERSSRSASRRELIKAGLFGAMGIAASTAVVPAVMAKPKGDVANDIKVLNKALFYEHQAIWAYGFAAGKLTDSNVGKAVLAIALANQSDHKAHRDLLASVVKQLGGTPVTAKMEYLKTVTPYIEKGEGNLDSDVNIAKLALALEVDAAIAYGREVATLKNPDLITAGASIGSTEASHATVIRAAFQSLGVSLNVVPAAFVSKDTRNDWILKV
- a CDS encoding MFS transporter; this encodes MLQTTAFPSPPTKILWRQVWGLAALLAAITFSWIAYGFYQPRILARIGFVDLAAWLGIFQGLLGAVVEPIVGWFSDRLLGRFGSRLPQIVVGVTLAGLIFVIVSWLVEVQLAEQLRWIVPVMMTIWVIAMIIFRGPAIALLQGFAPTSQLPQANSILALVLAVTSATSPILGLILKQLGASLTFILGAIALLIGSVLLWASMPRHLATATSPEPTIANLTPNSAIAYSLPFVVGLGSGLEINLLLHILPHHLFAAIARLPVEYSQSGILLIAGLATLPLRSLFGRQKTAFGMGWGLTIIAGCLTLLLLSENGIYLILISAIASIALGLVLTNTIPLALAMVPPHQAGFGTGLYFGGSGLATAIFASGVIALGEIPVIYGAFLSVFALAISLICLKNFINSTV
- a CDS encoding gas vesicle protein, translated to MSQAIKSQAINTSTTGSSLADILERVLDKGIVIAGDITVSVGSVELLSIRIRLLVASVDKAKEIGINWWESDPYLSSRTQELLASNQQLLERVNLLERELAAVRQLEGNQEK
- the gvpN gene encoding gas vesicle protein GvpN — translated: MTTVLHANARQFVSTDFTKQIVRRALRYLQSGFAIHLRGPAGTGKTTLAMHLAGLVGRPMVLIYGDEDLRSSQLVGSNSGYSRKKVVDNYIHSVLKVEDDLRQNWTDSRLTLAAKEGFTLIYDEFNRSRPEVNNVLLSALEEKLIVLPPDSSQSEYVRVHPLFRAIFTSNPEEYAGVHPTQDALLDRMITINIGEADVETEKQILVNRVGLDRTQALKLINLIRGYRRQVQCSKASSLRACLLIGKICVEHEIPVSGKDDDFRALCFDVLISRYGSGEPESELGLAKLLDQIP
- the gvpA gene encoding gas vesicle structural protein GvpA, which gives rise to MAVEKVNSSSSLAEVIDRILDKGIVIDAWVRVSLVGIELLSIEARVVIASVETYLKYAEAVGLTASAAVPAA
- a CDS encoding DUF3285 domain-containing protein; the encoded protein is MNSDLNTESNIPSNNSSNTISKQSTSQPQDSFVKIAMRNMVKKGSTSLFHFSLTIFGVVATLLVLAIIFH
- the ybeY gene encoding rRNA maturation RNase YbeY, giving the protein MSFDLYCEIYPEVADRHPVKEEQWQDWFATWEKYLASEQVIVDGEYELSLAITDDATIQQLNLQYRQQDRPTDVLSFASLESEVPEIPVDEDDYVEPTYLGDIIISQTTAIRQAQERGHSLTYELAWLAAHGLLHLLGWDHPDDESLEAMLKQQDLMLNLILL
- a CDS encoding diacylglycerol kinase family protein, with product MTQIDEFEESEEKAIQRSDSFQIATNLFLSFKYAGQGVSYAFRTQRNFRIHLLIGAIALSLSLYFKLSAVACSIISLTIALVLVLELLNTALEAVVDLTVGREFHQLAKIAKDCAAGAVLIAAIAALLIAGALLLPHIVLAIA